ttccaggagaataacatcactcttttggcccatcctgcgtgttcccctgatctaaatccaaatgagaacctttggggatggatggcaagggaagcttacaaaaatggacaacagttccagacagtagatggccttcgtgtggccgtcttcaccacttggagaaatgttcccagtcatctcatggaaacgcttgcatcaagcatgccgaaacaataacggcggagctactcattactgagttcatgtttggaggttggatttctgttttggggggttcgttttttttttggaggtgtggtcctaaacttttgatcagctgaaaaacagcctgtttcagtttattcgatgTTTACATTAAATTGaacgctcaaaaaatgttttgtctcactcccatttcttcttgttgcatgttgaagctctacttggaaccttgttaagatccagccatgctaaataggattctttgccatttttcaagtggtcttaaacttttgatcaggactgtacttggggcattattactactggggttactatagggcattattactactggggtcactataggggcattattactactgggggcactttttttctatagtatagtatttgggggcattgcaAAGCACTGCAGacacagtattggaggtggcagcatgatTCCACTTTTGGCACCAGTATGAAGAgtttgtgttgagaaggtggAGATGATtatggaaaagtgaggaagccAAGACGTCTGTGTTGCAAACTCTGCAAAGATGAGTCACGGCTAAAAGAAGTCATAGTGCTCTGGGCTAAAGGGAGAAGCTGAGGAGAGAGgctgtctacatcacaggagccattactggatgtaagaggtatgtagtgctgctggggcggtattttatgcAACCACACTATGGCACAACCAGCATTGTTACATTTGGTACATGACTCGGTACCATCACTCTACAAGGATTTTTGACGGTATACCATTACTATGCAACATGACGCCTCACCCCACGGCCCTTTCTAAATATagcatcccaggtgtaggaaggccaagtggtatagtgcggcctaaatgtctctttatgagtcacagtgctcctacctggatacgaatGGAcctcaggctttggctctgaagcaataaatagggggaataattgagggattgaggaataacttgagtccagaccttgagatgaagttaaaTGGCAGCTTTAATTaaataaacgtttcttcaaacggtttgcaggctttgtcttggttccagcaggctttagcatgaaactggcaggcaaactcaactggataactcagcttcttcttgatgctgcacttcactctgtAGTCTGACTTATCTTCAGCGGAGGAACTAATCTGGCTCTTGAGGCTTTAGGCTTTTACCTCCATGGCcaacagagcttagggtgctccgGTTGGcgtgggcacatccagcagagacatgcccctgcacacccttttCCTAGCTGGGGGTCAACTAGACTTGCCTAGAAACTGgtctccacccttcctgcaggaagtgggactcactcacctctctccagaggggggtagAATGGAAAGGAAGGCTCCATTCTCTAGACTTacagctctgctgtgtttgctgccacctgctggtgaaccaggcacaataCAGTACATGTGAACAGATACATAGCATTAATacaaatgcacattgtggaggacctgcaaTAAAATACATAGCCCATAAaatacagtagcagggtgcagaagtggtaacatcactctggggtgttacaaataTAGCTCCACAATCGGGACATATGAAGGATATGGATtatttttagggatgagcgaatcggattcgcataaaacttcgttctgaTACTGTACGGCGcgagagctccgtacagtattgccagactttgcataataacttcataaatcaatttctactgtaaaaaaaaaaaacatttcccgaactcgggaaCCAAATCCAAGTTCgggaaattattttttacagtagaaatagaTTTATGAAGATATTATGCGAAGTCTGGCgagactttgtgaagtaataacttcggctcatctgagccaatagtATACGGAGCTCCTGCGCCGTACAGTatcagaacaaagttttatgcgattcgacttcggatgtttcatccgaagtcgattcgctcatccctaattatcttATTCATCTGGGTACATTTTTAACATGCCACTTTTCGGCAGACCCATAATTAGACAGTGGGGTCTCTCTTTGTGAGGTGCGGTAGAGTCAATTCTAGGACTGACAACTATGGACATATTGGAGGGAGGAAAGCTGATAAAACTTTGGGTCCCGATGGACTTTAATGTGTTGCTGTGGGACAGGGACactttttttcagtttaaatATATGATTGGACTCAATGTGCTATTCTTCCACAGTTGAGGctgaatttaaaatatataaaaccctCCTCCTGTCCCATGATCAGTGCAGATGGAGAATTTTGGAATGTGTTCACCTCATCTTAGTCTATTGCAGCTCACTGCTACAGGCAATAGGAACATTGGTCGCCAACAAAATGGCGGCGTCCCTGTATGAAGCTAGGGGCGGGGTCCTTCCCCGTGTACTGGGGAGAGATTGCCGGAAGTAGCGCAGTTCTTGAATCTGATTGGCTGAGCGGACATTCTGCCAATCAGATAGGGGGAGGGGCTTTGGTAGTGCTGAGTGTGAGCTCCGAGTGGCGGTGGTGAAGCTGCGGACATGGCGAGTCTGTGGATGGGAGATGTAAGTGCGGGGGACGTGCTGTAGAGACGTGGGGTCCGCCGGGAGGTCAGTGCTCCGGCAGACCAGGGTGTACGAGCTGAGCCCCCTCactacactacaactcccagcatgatctaGCGGGGGCTTTTTAATTTAGAGGCAAGAGTCCAgggcaagctgggagttgtagttcattATCAGGGAAAGGGttgatgctgagagttgtagtgtcACGCCAGGACTAGAGGTAGGTTCCGGGCATGCTTAGAGTTGTAGTGTCGCGTCAGGAGGGTAGGTAGGTtccgggcatgctgagagttgtagtgtcGCGTCAGGAGGAGAGGTAGGTtccgggcatgctgagagttgtagtgtcGCGTCATGAGGAGAGGTAGGTtccgggcatgctgagagttgtagtgtcGCGCCAGGAGGAGAGGTAGgttctgggcatgctgagagttgtagtgtcGCGTCAGGAGGAGAGGTAGgttctgggcatgctgagagttgtgatGTCGCGTCAGGAGGAGAGGTAGgttctgggcatgctgagagttgtagtgtcGCGTCAGGAGGAGAGGTAGGTTCTGGGCATGCTGAGAATTGTAGTGTCACGTCAGGAGGAGAGGTAGGTTCTGGGCATGCTGAGAATTGTAGTGTTACGTCAGGAGGAGAGGTAGgttctgggcatgctgagagttgtagtggtGAGGTCAGGAGGAGAGGTAGgttctgggcatgctgagagttgtagtggtGAGGTCAGGAGGAGAGGTAGgttctgggcatgctgagagttgtagtggtGAGGTCAGGAGGAGAGGTAGgttctgggcatgctgagagttgtagtggtGAGGTCAGGAGGAGAGGTAGgttctgggcatgctgagagttgtagtgtcAGGTCAGGAGGAGAGGTAGGTTCTGGGCATGCTGAGAATTGTAGTGTTACGTCAGGAGGAGAGGTAGgttctgggcatgctgagagttgtagtgtcACGCCAGGACTAGAGGTAGGTtccgggcatgctgagagttgtagtgtcACGCCAGGAGGAGAGGTAGgttctgggcatgctgagagttgtagtgtcACGTCAGGAGGAGAGGTAGgttctgggcatgctgagagttgtagtgtcACGTCAGGAGGAGAGGTAGGttctgagcatgctgagagttgtggtGTCACGCCAGGAGGAGAGGTAGgttctgggcatgctgagagttgtagtggtGAGGTCAGGAGGAGAGGTAGgttctgggcatgctgagagttgtagtgtcAGGTCAGGAGGAGAGGTAGgttctgggcatgctgagagttgtagtgtcACGTCAGGAGGAGAGGTAGGTTCTGGGCATGCTGACAGTTGTAGTGTCTTGTCAGGAGGAGAGGTAGgttctgggcatgctgagagttgtagtggtGAGGTCAGGCGGAGAGGTTGgttctgggcatgctgagagttgtagtggtGAGGTCAGGCGGAGAGGTAGgttctgggcatgctgagagttgtggtTGTGAGGTCAGGCGGAGAGGTAGgttctgggcatgctgagagttgtagtggtGAGGTCAGGAGGAGAGGTAGgttctgggcatgctgagagttgtagtggtGAGGTCAGGAGGAGAGGTAGgttctgggcatgctgagagttgtagtggtGAGGTCAGGCTGCAGCATGTGCGGCGCTCGGCCCCAGTGATCAGGTTCCTGTCTTTCCTCTGACAGATCGATGAGAACATGAACGAGGCCTCGATCTCTCAGGCCTTCCAGTCCATGGGGGAGTCCGTCCTCAGCGTCAAGATCATCCGCAACCGCTTCACGGGGTAAGATCATCCCTGAGGTTATACTCGCTGTGCGTCCTCATCGTCGTCATCAGAAATGTTCTACCATTTTGGGCATACACCGCAGacctgtctccatggttacagactacagataACCCCGTGTAGTCAGATCGTGCCATTGTGTGTTACTTTGACCCGTCAGACAGCAGAAGACGGGACTGCACGTGATCAGACAGGGTTTGTATCTGTGGAGACACATGGGTCTGCGTAGGAGCTGTGTACACAACGTGGGAGATGTGTAATGGGGGCTGTTCATATTTTATGCCGTACAGTCATGTGACGATGTGTTTTCGTTCCTCTGTTCCAGCGAACTCTCAGGTTACTGCTTCGTAGAATTTCCCAGCCAGGACTCGGCTGCCAGGTGCCTGGTGAACGTGAATGGGAAACTGGTACCCGGCGCCAACCCTGTGAGTACGAGGAGTGTCAGCACCAGGGGGAAGGAGCACTCAGtgtggggtccattcacacctccgtatgtgttttgcggaccgcacatcgccagcactataatagaatatgcctgtctTGTctgcaggacatgttctatttttttcgggaacggatccgggcagcacatcttgcggccccatagaaatgaatgggttgcagaattgcggacgtgtgaatggacccaaaaaCTGACGCTGTCACGACGAATGTAGAAGCTTAGGGGGCGGAGCATCAAACAGAGAGTCCCTGTCATGCTCCGCCTCCTTTAGCCCCTGCACCAGGCATAGTCTGCTGATTCAGTTTTGTCTGGAGTGTTACTTtaagagattaaaggggttttccaggactttcatatcccctgaggataggttattatTTACAAAAGgaagaaagtggacaacccctttaaggctactttcacacttgcattgttgttttccggtatcgagatccagcagaggatctcaataccggacatttttttttccgtttagtcctcatgcattctgaatggagagagatCCGTTCCGGCAGAATTTTGTGTTGTGACCGAAcgcaaaaccgctgcaagctacgattttgtgtccggtcataaaaacggatCTGTTGCTGAAAACAATGTAAATTGATGGCGAcagataataattttttttaaggagCCTAAAAAACTGCTCAgtcacccattgattttcaatgtatttagtgactgtGTAGCGTtccattaccctacttcgtgagatttccctacctcctgacttcctgtcgcactgctaatgacgtgaggaggcgctcctgagttttgacgagcaaaccgacagtttatggaaaatctcagtggagttcagcttcacactgggacactgcgcatgcgccggccggagttagccgcgcttgcgcactgggctgtAATATATCccgtgaagctgaactccgctgagattttccataaactgtccatttgcgcatgcgcagatcgtcaaaactcaggaacgcctcctcacgtcattagcagtgcgaccggaagtttggaggtagggaaatctcacgaagtagggtaatggaACGTTACaacggatctttttttttttttgtcattttgatttcacataaccgcatcctaacagaacggatccatttaatTCCGGTATAGGAATTaacgacgcaagtgtgaaagtagcctaacctgtacGATGATAcccgtgataaaaaaaaaaaaatccctagtGCCAGAATCGTCATTTCTTTGTTCACCTCCCCACCCCCAACCCGCCGGGAGGTCCTGTTATCAATCCGATCTATAGCTCGTACCGCAATAAAGGAGCGGGCGTCAGAATATGAGACTCGAAGCAATCTCTTTTTCTAAAAAgtgctttcattttttttaaaaagctgtaAAAGGTAACAAAAACCCTATAAATGTATCTCCATAATGGTCGCGACCCGCAGAATGAAGCCGCCGTGTCGTTATCGtgcagtgaacgctgtaaaaactaaGCCCCAAAAGCAGTGGAGGGATTGCTTCGTTCTTTTAACTCTCTCGCCCCAAAAATTGTAAACCCGTGCCGCGGTCCCTCAGGTTACAATATGAAGGACAGTTTGTGAAACCAGTGTCACTGGAGTCCGTAACTCTATGGAAAAcgggttccaaagccccaaaataacGGAAGATTGAAGAAAAATGAGCAGATAACTATGACGGATAACTGAAGAGATGCTGGGAGCTGTATGATGAGGACAGAGGCGTCTGTACCCAGGGCACCAGAGAAATGAGATGGCGCTGTCCCCCACCAGCTAGAGGGCAGTACAGGACATGTaataccgcactgtactgtaatgAGGCGCTACGAGACAACCAGCACAGGGATTTGCCAATAAAAAGaccatattgattggttggatcggaGTCTGGGGTgatgtatgttgagtctggtttcatcTTGGGGTGGTCCAGGAAAGACCCCCGCAGGCTGAACATAATGTATCTGAGGGAGGATTGTATTTCCTGATACAAAGTAACAGAACGTATTTATTTTGCAGCCCAAGAGATTCAAGCTGAAACACGCGCTGTACACGAAGCCGTCGGACCCTAGGTGAGCGGTTATACCCTGGCATCACGTGCGCCGCCCTGTGACTGTCCGCCAGACCCCTCCCTGACATGGACGAGCCTCGCGGACCTCCTTAAAAGGGGCAACCCGTACAATCGGCAATTTCAATGAATTTTtgtggatcatagatccaaagtcgctttggTCAAAACTtgatttgaatgctgtacagagatccgcCTCCGTACAgcgttaaaatgtatgggctccggcgagGCGAGTTATCGCTGAAGTTCTGCGGGACTTCGGTAAATAACTTCaggacttgattttttttttttaagtttaaagctggtaccaaagccgacttcggatccatgttttaaagtagttttaagtttaaaaatcggcggccaaagttattcaccgaagtctcgcaagactttcgGGAATAACTCGCCTCGCCAGGACCCATACATTTTAACGCTGTGCGGAGGCGGGCATTAAAACGAAGTTTGGAGCATATCGACTTTGTATCTAGGAAGCTCGATCCGCTCAACGCGAAATTAGGTTTATATTACTGTATTTCAGTTCTAGGAGTGCAgcctgcagtgtaaagaatggaAATTTTCGTTCTGGTTAAAAATGGTTGTTGCAAATCACAGGGAAAAATTTAATGCCGCACTTTAACTGCTCGGGCAGAGCTGCTGAACTGTAGCGGTGCGTTTTCTGGGTTCTGATTACCTTCTCTTATCTTCAGTTCTGCATCGAGGAACCCAAACACTGAATACCTGAACGCCTTTAACTACTACACCCAGCAGTTTCAGCAGATGTTCACCAACTGGAAGTACGACCAGAAAAATAACAGCTACACCTACCAGCAGTACGGCTACACTGAAAACAGCTGGCCGGTAAGTTAGTTCTGCTCACACAGCTGCAGTCTGTTACAGTGTGTCGGTGAGACCTCGCTCTGGGGTTCAAACGCAGCAAACGCCCAGATTTCTAACTTCTTGTTCTTctcgtttttttttatagacttcTGAAGAGTTGGCAGAGGAGGATCTGGAAGGTAATATTCTGAGATCATTATActgcagggcatgctgggagttgtagtgtcgtTATAGGGAGTTGATTACCCTTGTGTGGGATATAGGTGCTACAGGCtaattaaagggcttttctgagAGTTTtgagatgggtcatcagtatctgatcggtggggacagACAGGGACCAGAGGATAGGTGAGGTCGCCAGttaaaaagtcttggaaaaaacccttttagggtccatttacacgtccgcatccgtttcacaattttgcggaacaggtgcagacccattcattttcaatggatccgcactttcattccgcaaaaaaaatagaacatgtcctattcttgtccgcacttagtgtgctctccgcatccattcctgccccattgagaatgaatgggtcccattccacg
The Bufo gargarizans isolate SCDJY-AF-19 chromosome 2, ASM1485885v1, whole genome shotgun sequence genome window above contains:
- the LOC122927074 gene encoding tRNA selenocysteine 1-associated protein 1, with the protein product MASLWMGDIDENMNEASISQAFQSMGESVLSVKIIRNRFTGELSGYCFVEFPSQDSAARCLVNVNGKLVPGANPPKRFKLKHALYTKPSDPSSASRNPNTEYLNAFNYYTQQFQQMFTNWKYDQKNNSYTYQQYGYTENSWPTSEELAEEDLEDPNPQVDVAEANKQFMEQSEELYDALMSCHWQPLDTVTSKIPNES